The Novosphingobium kaempferiae genome includes a window with the following:
- a CDS encoding PepSY-associated TM helix domain-containing protein, translating into MTAAPEPSTVKRALSAHAAIGLVAGALLYIVCLTGTVAVFYPELQRIEQARAPEMAKIVPAAVQRGVEAALQAEHGGPLTTHLYVHMPVPDLPRATITSDTRATHIDANGALAGPEEIAWSDFLVALHYTLNVPGLVGMTIVGVLGVMILALALSGVIAHPRIFRDAFLLRARNGSGVGLADWHNRMSVWSLPFSVAVALTGAVIGLGSLTVYAMALLDHGGNIQAVYEPLFGEEGKPDKRAAPPPNVATALDYMAQHHPEVTITYVTLHDPLTRGQETQISAEHERRLIFGETYRFDAKGRFIGVAGTSDGELGQQAAASTYRLHFGNFGGLPVKLAYILFGAALTVICATGTYIWLGKRRRRGHEEPRLLKAWDAVVWGSPMVLALTLVARFVLGNGAPLTAIFWIGSLLVVALAFAPIAPQRFRKGLQVLLPAVCLLAGGLALA; encoded by the coding sequence ATGACCGCCGCGCCCGAACCCTCCACCGTCAAACGCGCGCTTTCCGCGCATGCCGCGATCGGCCTCGTCGCCGGAGCGCTGCTCTACATCGTCTGCCTGACCGGCACCGTCGCGGTGTTCTACCCGGAACTGCAACGCATCGAGCAGGCCCGTGCGCCGGAAATGGCCAAGATCGTGCCTGCCGCCGTGCAGCGGGGCGTGGAGGCGGCGTTACAGGCCGAGCACGGCGGGCCGCTGACGACGCACCTCTATGTCCACATGCCGGTGCCCGACCTGCCGCGCGCGACGATCACGAGCGACACCCGCGCCACGCATATCGACGCGAACGGCGCGCTTGCCGGGCCTGAGGAGATCGCATGGTCCGACTTCCTCGTCGCGCTGCATTACACGCTGAACGTACCGGGCCTCGTCGGCATGACCATCGTCGGCGTGCTGGGCGTGATGATCCTCGCGCTGGCGCTGTCCGGCGTGATCGCCCACCCGCGCATCTTCCGCGACGCCTTCCTGCTGCGCGCACGTAACGGCAGCGGGGTCGGGCTGGCGGACTGGCACAACCGCATGAGCGTGTGGTCGCTGCCGTTTTCGGTCGCGGTGGCGCTGACCGGCGCGGTGATCGGGCTGGGCTCGCTTACGGTCTATGCGATGGCCCTGCTCGACCACGGCGGGAACATCCAGGCGGTCTACGAACCGCTGTTCGGCGAGGAAGGCAAGCCCGACAAGCGCGCCGCACCGCCGCCGAACGTGGCCACCGCGCTGGACTACATGGCGCAGCATCATCCCGAGGTGACGATCACTTACGTCACGCTGCACGATCCGCTGACGCGCGGGCAGGAGACCCAGATCTCGGCCGAGCACGAACGGCGGCTGATCTTCGGCGAGACGTACCGCTTCGACGCGAAGGGTCGCTTCATCGGCGTTGCGGGCACGTCGGACGGAGAACTGGGCCAGCAGGCCGCAGCCTCAACCTATCGCCTGCATTTCGGTAACTTCGGCGGGCTTCCGGTGAAGCTGGCCTATATCCTGTTCGGCGCTGCCCTGACCGTCATCTGCGCGACGGGTACGTACATCTGGCTCGGCAAGCGGAGGCGGCGCGGGCATGAGGAGCCGCGTCTGCTCAAGGCGTGGGACGCGGTCGTCTGGGGCTCGCCGATGGTGCTGGCGCTGACGCTGGTGGCGCGCTTCGTGCTGGGCAACGGCGCTCCGCTGACGGCGATCTTCTGGATCGGCTCGCTGCTGGTGGTGGCGCTCGCCTTCGCGCCGATTGCGCCGCAGCGTTTCCGCAAGGGGCTGCAAGTGCTGCTGCCGGCCGTCTGCCTCCTCGCCGGAGGGCTGGCGCTGGCCTGA
- a CDS encoding autotransporter outer membrane beta-barrel domain-containing protein, which translates to MFGSATPNTFAVSHYSARAAVSGAALAASLALAVPAFGQTVVNPGFESGDTTGWVLTGGTWTSTVQWPPADSTWAGAPNSYTITNAGDIDAITGTPTVFAGNHAIRLNDARPNYGVTALSQSVANYTGNKLYYAWNAVLEPSHGPTDSPSFIIKVVDKTTGKIINNIAYSAYTAQNTTIFRQAGRYVTSDWKVEDIDMIAGHDYDLLFVALDCPYGAHSGYVYVDGFGNAIPSANANVDFDPATDVTRGSDVLIPINPGNTPDIDLAKAFYTTTELNDGDVNPNFVGGTLQFASAGDVSTPLTVQTQGGFIDTNSFDVSLSGGLTGAGAMTKTGLGTLTLSTAISTLNEGFTVDQGTLLVNSALSALDVTVNSGARLGGTGTVVADVHVNAGGTLAPGNSPGTLVVAAGDVTLADTATFAVEIDGRTYNSAGGAGTYDRLALTSGATFQPNGILAPTLRGITGGNNNFTPIVGDTFIIVDGGPVGSGEFDSVTQPSAGLAANTRFDVIYRPTRVIAAITPGNFATYGAANGWKLNAISAAAGLEPFRPRAGARSGAFYSLYDGLYGKNSADLGYTFSQISGEIHAHTLQMATNSAREIGQVALSAAQEPWGCSPAVQTPGEFTEAAPNGTDDGCGVESTRKGPTAWGKFIAQSTDVDEDSIAYDYNRDAKGVIAGINVVNQDGTRIGVGGSYTDGDISSSVASSADFDTWSVFAYGAHRVGALSVGLVLGYNKANVDTTRDVGLTTGSLRATDSYKIETLTAALEAKVDVKFGDRSVLRPVAGIEIARSKADSVAEGGSAVVALTMPSEKWTTARTKLGAELAVGVGNPVEVGVFGNWRHELKDATAVRVAELGAADWLVSSVGAKKDSFEVGGQIGIKASNAIKFRIEYALARQGEYHSDRALAGVSVKF; encoded by the coding sequence GCGGCGCGGCGCTTGCAGCATCGCTGGCGCTTGCGGTTCCGGCTTTCGGCCAGACCGTCGTCAATCCCGGTTTCGAGAGCGGAGACACGACCGGCTGGGTTCTCACCGGGGGCACCTGGACCAGCACGGTGCAGTGGCCGCCTGCGGATTCGACCTGGGCGGGGGCGCCCAACAGCTACACCATCACCAACGCCGGAGACATCGACGCCATCACCGGCACGCCGACCGTCTTCGCGGGCAACCATGCGATCCGGCTCAACGATGCGCGACCGAACTACGGCGTGACCGCGCTCTCGCAGTCGGTGGCGAATTATACGGGCAACAAGCTCTACTACGCCTGGAACGCGGTTCTCGAACCGTCGCACGGCCCGACCGACAGCCCGTCGTTCATCATCAAGGTGGTGGACAAGACGACCGGCAAGATCATCAACAACATCGCCTACAGCGCCTACACTGCGCAGAACACCACGATCTTCCGCCAGGCCGGCCGCTACGTCACCAGCGACTGGAAGGTCGAGGACATCGACATGATCGCGGGTCACGACTACGACCTGCTGTTCGTGGCGCTTGACTGCCCCTACGGCGCGCACTCCGGCTACGTCTATGTTGACGGCTTCGGCAATGCGATCCCGTCGGCCAACGCCAACGTCGATTTCGATCCCGCCACCGACGTCACGCGCGGCTCGGACGTGCTGATCCCGATCAACCCGGGCAATACCCCGGACATCGACCTCGCCAAGGCGTTCTACACGACCACCGAACTCAACGACGGCGACGTGAACCCGAACTTCGTCGGCGGCACGCTGCAGTTCGCTTCGGCAGGCGATGTCAGCACCCCGCTGACGGTCCAGACGCAGGGCGGCTTCATCGACACCAATTCCTTCGACGTCTCTCTCAGCGGCGGCCTTACCGGCGCAGGTGCGATGACCAAGACCGGCCTCGGCACGCTGACCCTGTCGACCGCGATCAGCACGCTCAACGAAGGCTTCACGGTCGATCAGGGCACGCTGCTCGTCAATTCGGCGCTGTCGGCACTCGACGTCACCGTCAACTCGGGCGCGCGCCTTGGCGGCACCGGCACGGTCGTCGCCGATGTCCACGTCAATGCGGGCGGCACGCTCGCGCCGGGCAACAGCCCCGGCACGCTGGTCGTGGCGGCGGGCGACGTGACGCTGGCCGATACAGCGACCTTCGCGGTCGAGATCGACGGGCGGACCTACAACTCGGCGGGCGGCGCGGGCACTTACGACCGCCTCGCGCTCACTTCCGGCGCGACGTTCCAGCCCAACGGCATCCTCGCGCCGACGCTGCGCGGGATCACTGGCGGCAACAACAACTTCACGCCGATCGTGGGCGATACCTTCATCATCGTCGATGGCGGACCGGTGGGTTCCGGAGAGTTCGACTCGGTGACGCAGCCGAGCGCCGGTCTTGCGGCCAACACGCGCTTCGACGTGATCTATCGCCCGACCCGCGTCATCGCCGCGATCACGCCCGGCAACTTCGCCACTTACGGCGCGGCCAACGGCTGGAAGCTCAACGCCATTTCGGCGGCGGCGGGCCTCGAACCGTTCCGTCCGAGGGCCGGTGCGCGCAGCGGGGCGTTCTATTCGCTCTACGATGGCCTCTACGGCAAGAACAGCGCGGACCTTGGCTACACGTTCTCGCAGATCAGCGGCGAGATCCACGCCCACACGCTGCAGATGGCCACGAATTCCGCGCGCGAGATCGGCCAGGTCGCGCTCAGTGCCGCGCAGGAACCCTGGGGCTGTTCTCCGGCGGTGCAGACGCCGGGCGAGTTCACCGAGGCTGCGCCTAACGGCACGGATGACGGCTGCGGCGTGGAATCGACCCGCAAGGGCCCGACCGCGTGGGGCAAGTTCATCGCTCAGTCGACCGACGTGGACGAGGACAGCATCGCCTACGATTACAACCGCGATGCCAAGGGCGTGATCGCGGGCATCAACGTGGTCAACCAGGACGGCACCCGCATCGGCGTGGGCGGCAGCTACACCGATGGCGACATCAGCAGTTCGGTCGCCAGTTCGGCGGACTTCGATACCTGGTCGGTCTTCGCCTACGGCGCGCACCGCGTCGGGGCGCTCTCGGTCGGGCTGGTGCTGGGCTACAACAAGGCCAACGTCGACACGACCCGCGATGTCGGCCTGACCACGGGCAGCCTGCGCGCGACCGACAGCTACAAGATCGAGACGCTCACCGCGGCGCTCGAGGCGAAGGTGGACGTCAAGTTCGGCGACCGTTCGGTCCTGCGCCCGGTGGCGGGTATCGAGATCGCCCGCAGCAAGGCGGACTCGGTGGCCGAGGGCGGTTCCGCCGTCGTCGCGCTGACCATGCCGAGCGAGAAGTGGACGACCGCGCGCACCAAGCTTGGCGCGGAACTGGCTGTCGGCGTCGGCAATCCGGTCGAGGTCGGGGTGTTCGGCAACTGGCGCCACGAACTCAAGGACGCGACCGCAGTGCGCGTCGCCGAACTGGGCGCGGCAGACTGGCTCGTCTCCAGCGTCGGTGCCAAGAAGGACTCGTTCGAGGTCGGTGGCCAGATCGGCATCAAGGCGAGCAACGCGATCAAGTTCCGCATCGAATACGCCCTCGCGCGGCAGGGGGAATATCATTCCGACCGTGCGCTGGCGGGGGTCTCGGTCAAGTTCTGA
- a CDS encoding endonuclease/exonuclease/phosphatase family protein — MNGTGSADRSGKTLLQRMRGGRRPGWLAVPLALVVTLAGAIDGAPRDPQVAQSTAIPPHRASADELSVLTYNVKGLPWPLASGRPEALGKIGDRLAAMRREGRQPQVVVLQEAFTPEAKAIGHRAGYPFIIEGPYARSAPTPQAAARRDWHLGETQAAAVDSGLVLLSDLPVRSVERVAFAPEDCAGYDCLAAKGVLLVELEVPGRGPVLVATTHLNCQGASGAPKARTTQAFGRQAAMVGRLLARVHARGLPIVIAGDFNKGQRPQRTALLHAALDPVGGSPVEDSLSRNRDADPQGFGRSAELTAIREHARDLQFAFDGADMHLAPVSVEVPFGEEPEGEMLSDHMGYTVRYRLLRSTPPTLIAAR, encoded by the coding sequence GTGAACGGGACAGGCAGCGCGGACAGGTCCGGGAAGACCCTGCTCCAGCGCATGCGCGGAGGACGGCGGCCGGGGTGGCTCGCGGTGCCGCTGGCGCTGGTCGTGACGCTGGCCGGGGCCATCGACGGTGCGCCGCGGGATCCGCAGGTGGCGCAGAGTACTGCGATTCCGCCGCACCGGGCCAGCGCCGACGAGCTTTCCGTGCTCACCTACAACGTGAAGGGCCTGCCGTGGCCGCTGGCGAGCGGGCGTCCCGAAGCACTCGGCAAGATCGGTGATCGTCTTGCCGCGATGCGCCGCGAGGGACGCCAGCCGCAGGTCGTCGTGCTGCAGGAAGCGTTCACGCCCGAGGCCAAGGCGATCGGCCACCGTGCAGGCTATCCGTTTATCATCGAAGGGCCCTACGCCCGCTCCGCGCCCACCCCGCAAGCCGCCGCGCGTCGCGACTGGCACCTCGGCGAAACGCAGGCGGCAGCGGTCGACAGCGGCCTCGTCCTGCTGTCGGACCTGCCCGTGCGCAGCGTCGAGCGTGTCGCCTTCGCTCCGGAGGACTGCGCGGGCTACGACTGCCTCGCGGCCAAGGGCGTGCTGCTGGTCGAGCTTGAGGTTCCCGGACGCGGGCCGGTGCTGGTCGCGACGACGCATCTCAACTGCCAGGGCGCGTCCGGCGCGCCCAAGGCCCGCACCACGCAGGCCTTCGGGCGGCAGGCGGCGATGGTCGGTCGCCTCCTCGCGCGCGTGCATGCACGCGGGTTACCGATCGTGATCGCGGGAGACTTCAACAAGGGGCAGCGCCCGCAGCGCACCGCCCTGCTCCATGCCGCGCTCGACCCCGTCGGCGGCAGTCCTGTCGAGGACTCGCTCAGCCGCAACCGCGACGCCGATCCGCAAGGCTTCGGCCGCAGCGCCGAACTGACCGCGATCCGCGAGCATGCCCGCGACCTGCAATTCGCCTTCGACGGTGCCGACATGCACCTCGCGCCCGTATCGGTGGAGGTGCCGTTCGGCGAGGAGCCGGAGGGCGAGATGCTCTCCGACCACATGGGCTACACCGTCCGCTACCGCTTGCTGCGCAGCACGCCGCCGACGCTGATCGCCGCGCGCTGA
- a CDS encoding TonB-dependent receptor domain-containing protein yields MRAILSGGMALSALTGAATDAFAMEDARGRETFVTADAAGATGRSEAGRRRLDSLDDGETGGERVRLSLGMVWDLADEPGSAMASDFEDGGWGVVRVAAKGRTKGRSRTTAFYRRERAPGAGYRIVSGILGGSSQVGGVRFSYRGSYSLERTGADLRGLGCLSLASRQDVTALFDAASPCGSAPVRAERKARFHLRSLDRTWQGMGEASWSLGGGNALAMGGGYRKTRQLFDEGLGAPARRGPAPMPTGAPFSITSVAGAFTGAPTPTDTGFATGTGILSGFRQKEKIATLFASSRIALGGVTLVPGLRYERTRLRVGGFLSDDGTSGTPMVLRRTYGSMLPSIVAGMSPARSIALRARWSRDMGRPDLAMLSPGAIVEGRRPQVWVGNPDLVPYRTDSFDLTAVWAPDGDGCAGCEALSVNLFARLVDDPIVAANETRIDTAFAARRYDRLNVTRAINARRGEVAGIEAQYARRLNFLPVPLSDLSLRLSAGYAQSRLLLADGRSTRFPFQPRTLYSAALSWQRGPVESVVTWTGTSAALLALNDGPDGPVRQAPLRRLDVRTRVTLSPDLNLFVEGRNLTDEQTRQFQDGMRNWTIEGERYGRSISAGIWARF; encoded by the coding sequence ATGCGAGCGATTCTGTCGGGCGGCATGGCATTGTCGGCTCTGACCGGGGCTGCGACCGATGCATTCGCCATGGAAGACGCGCGGGGGCGCGAGACTTTCGTGACGGCGGATGCGGCGGGCGCCACCGGACGAAGCGAAGCGGGGCGGCGACGGCTCGATTCGCTGGATGACGGCGAAACGGGCGGAGAACGGGTGCGCCTCAGCCTGGGCATGGTGTGGGATCTGGCCGACGAGCCCGGTTCCGCCATGGCTTCGGACTTCGAGGACGGCGGTTGGGGCGTGGTTCGCGTCGCGGCGAAGGGTCGGACGAAAGGCCGGTCGCGGACAACCGCATTCTATCGCCGCGAACGGGCGCCCGGCGCGGGATACCGGATCGTGTCCGGTATCCTCGGCGGCAGCAGCCAGGTCGGTGGCGTCAGGTTCAGCTATCGCGGCAGCTACAGCCTTGAACGGACGGGAGCAGACCTCCGCGGCCTCGGCTGCCTCTCGCTCGCGTCGCGGCAGGACGTGACCGCCCTGTTCGATGCCGCAAGCCCCTGCGGGTCGGCGCCCGTCCGGGCCGAGCGCAAGGCCCGCTTCCACCTGCGCAGCCTCGACCGGACATGGCAGGGCATGGGTGAAGCAAGCTGGAGCCTCGGCGGCGGAAACGCGCTCGCCATGGGCGGCGGTTACCGCAAGACGCGCCAGCTCTTCGACGAAGGGCTCGGCGCGCCCGCCCGTCGCGGCCCTGCGCCGATGCCGACCGGCGCGCCCTTCTCCATAACCTCCGTCGCGGGGGCCTTCACCGGCGCGCCGACGCCGACCGATACCGGCTTCGCGACCGGCACCGGCATCCTCTCCGGTTTCCGGCAGAAGGAGAAGATCGCCACCCTGTTCGCCTCCAGCCGCATCGCGCTGGGCGGCGTGACGCTGGTGCCCGGCCTGCGGTACGAGCGCACCCGGCTGCGCGTCGGCGGGTTCCTGTCGGACGACGGCACTTCGGGCACGCCGATGGTGCTGCGCCGCACTTACGGATCGATGCTACCGTCCATCGTCGCGGGCATGTCTCCCGCGCGCAGCATCGCGCTCAGGGCACGCTGGTCGCGCGACATGGGACGGCCGGACCTCGCGATGCTCTCGCCGGGCGCCATCGTCGAGGGGCGCAGGCCGCAGGTGTGGGTCGGCAATCCCGACCTCGTCCCCTACCGCACCGACAGTTTCGACCTGACCGCGGTCTGGGCTCCCGACGGAGACGGATGCGCAGGGTGCGAGGCGCTGAGCGTCAACCTCTTCGCCCGCCTCGTGGACGATCCCATCGTCGCCGCCAACGAGACGCGCATCGATACCGCCTTCGCCGCGCGCCGCTACGACCGGCTCAACGTGACCCGCGCGATCAACGCCCGGCGCGGCGAAGTGGCCGGAATCGAGGCGCAGTATGCCCGCCGCCTGAACTTCCTGCCCGTCCCGCTCTCGGACCTCAGCCTGCGCCTTTCGGCGGGCTACGCGCAGTCGCGGCTGCTGCTCGCGGACGGGCGCAGCACGCGCTTTCCGTTCCAGCCGCGCACGCTCTACAGCGCCGCGCTTTCATGGCAACGCGGGCCGGTGGAGAGCGTCGTCACCTGGACGGGCACCAGCGCCGCCCTCCTCGCGCTGAACGACGGGCCTGACGGGCCGGTCCGGCAGGCACCGCTGCGGCGGCTCGACGTGCGCACGCGCGTCACCCTCTCGCCCGATCTCAACCTCTTCGTCGAGGGCCGCAACCTCACCGACGAGCAGACGCGGCAGTTCCAGGACGGCATGCGAAACTGGACCATCGAGGGCGAGCGCTACGGTCGCTCCATTTCGGCGGGAATCTGGGCGCGTTTCTGA